A DNA window from Zingiber officinale cultivar Zhangliang chromosome 3A, Zo_v1.1, whole genome shotgun sequence contains the following coding sequences:
- the LOC122051594 gene encoding transmembrane 9 superfamily member 12-like — translation MEPFLIFLRLSCFINLAFLISLLKLAPVDAFYLPGSYMRTYSKEEMISPKVNSLTSFETEIPFTYYSLPYCPPEGGIKKSAENLGELLMGDQIDNSPYQFHVNVNESFYLCTTKPLTVEEAKLLKQRTHELYQVNMILDNLPVRRFIEHNGVTFATTGFPVGFTMTEDYIINHLKFKVLLHEYEGVKVIDTGDEGMAVVTQTEKKTLSGYEIVGFEVIPCSVKHDIAAMSKLKMYDKTKTIDCPVELDKSQPIREKEQISFTYEVSFVKSDIRWPSRWDAYLKMDGAKVHWYSIMNSLVVIFFLAGIVFVIFLRTVRRDLTRYEELDQESQAQMNEELSGWKLVVGDVFREPTSPKMLCVMVGDGVQITGMTVVTIVFAALGFMSPASRGMLLTGMIMFYLFLGIASGYVGIRLWRTIKGGSEGWRSVSWSIACFFPGIAFLVLTVLNFMLWGSNSTGALPFSTFFLLLSLWFFISVPLTLLGGFLATRAEHIQFPVRTNQIAREIPARKFPSWLLVLGAGTLPFGTLFIELFFILSSIWLGRFYYVFGFLLVVLVLLIVVCAEVSVILTYMNLCVEDWQWWWKAFFASGSVALYVFLYSINYLVFQLSSLSGSVSAMLYLGYSLIMALAIMLSTGTIGFLVSLYFVHYLFSSVKID, via the coding sequence ATGGAGCCTTTTTTGATCTTTTTGAGGCTTTCGTGCTTCATCAACCTTGCTTTCTTGATCTCGCTTCTGAAACTGGCGCCGGTCGATGCGTTTTACCTGCCCGGGAGTTATATGCGTACGTACTCAAAAGAAGAAATGATATCTCCGAAAGTGAATTCTCTCACTTCTTTTGAGACGGAGATCCCTTTTACCTACTACAGTCTTCCCTACTGCCCACCGGAGGGAGGGATCAAGAAGAGCGCGGAGAATTTGGGCGAACTTCTTATGGGAGATCAGATCGATAACTCTCCCTACCAGTTCCATGTCAATGTCAACGAATCCTTTTACCTCTGCACGACAAAGCCACTCACTGTGGAGGAGGCGAAGCTCCTGAAGCAGAGGACGCACGAATTGTATCAGGTGAACATGATTCTCGACAACCTTCCTGTTAGGAGATTTATCGAACACAACGGCGTCACCTTTGCAACGACAGGGTTTCCGGTTGGTTTCACAATGACTGAAGATTACATCATCAATCACTTGAAGTTTAAGGTCCTTCTGCACGAGTATGAAGGCGTGAAGGTGATTGACACGGGTGATGAGGGCATGGCCGTGGTTACACAAACTGAAAAGAAAACTCTGTCTGGATATGAGATTGTAGGATTTGAAGTTATTCCTTGCAGTGTGAAACATGACATAGCTGCCATGTCGAAGCTTAAAATGTACGACAAAACTAAAACTATCGACTGCCCAGTAGAGCTCGATAAGTCTCAACCTATCAGGGAGAAGGAACAGATCTCATTCACCTATGAAGTTTCATTCGTGAAAAGTGATATCAGATGGCCTTCTAGGTGGGATGCTTATCTTAAGATGGATGGCGCCAAAGTTCATTGGTATTCGATAATGAACTCTCTGGTGGTCATATTCTTTCTGGCCGGAATAGTCTTTGTAATCTTTCTGAGGACCGTGAGGAGGGACCTTACTAGATACGAAGAACTGGATCAAGAGTCTCAAGCTCAGATGAACGAAGAGTTGTCCGGCTGGAAACTAGTCGTCGGCGATGTCTTCAGGGAGCCAACTTCCCCGAAGATGCTCTGCGTTATGGTTGGCGATGGAGTGCAAATCACAGGCATGACCGTGGTGACGATTGTGTTTGCTGCTCTGGGGTTCATGTCCCCTGCTTCACGAGGCATGCTGTTGACGGGGATGATCATGTTCTATCTATTCCTCGGAATTGCTTCTGGATACGTCGGAATCAGGCTATGGCGGACCATCAAAGGCGGGTCAGAAGGGTGGAGGTCCGTGTCGTGGTCAATCGCTTGCTTCTTCCCCGGGATCGCGTTTCTCGTTCTCACTGTTTTGAACTTCATGCTGTGGGGGAGCAACAGCACCGGCGCTCTCCCGTTCTCAACGTTTTTCCTTCTGCTGTCCTTGTGGTTCTTCATCTCGGTGCCGCTCACCCTTTTGGGCGGCTTCCTAGCCACTCGAGCCGAGCACATTCAGTTCCCCGTGCGAACGAATCAGATCGCGAGGGAAATTCCGGCGAGGAAGTTCCCTTCGTGGCTCCTCGTCCTCGGCGCCGGAACTCTACCCTTCGGCACGCTCTTCATCGAGTTATTTTTCATACTCTCCAGCATATGGCTGGGGAGGTTCTACTATGTCTTCGGCTTCTTGCTCGTAGTTCTTGTCTTGCTGATCGTCGTCTGCGCTGAAGTTTCAGTCATCCTGACTTACATGAACCTGTGCGTCGAGGATTGGCAATGGTGGTGGAAAGCTTTTTTTGCTTCTGGATCAGTTGCCTTGTACGTGTTCTTGTACTCCATCAACTACCTGGTGTTTCAGCTTAGCAGTTTGAGCGGGTCTGTTTCAGCAATGCTCTACCTTGGCTACTCACTGATCATGGCGCTTGCGATCATGTTATCGACAGGGACGATTGGATTTCTGGTCTCGCTTTACTTTGTTCACTATCTTTTCTCGTCAGTGAAGATCGACTAG